ACCACGGATCACCTCGAGCTCACGCGTGATGGCGTCCATGACCCGGCTCGTGACCTCCCGCAACGTCGCCGCGTCGGCGGGCCGGTCGTACAGGTCCGACAGGTCGACGGCGGGACCGACGCGCACCTGGATGCGCTTGCGCGGGAAGGGGCGCGGGACGCGGGCGTAGCGGGCCAGGACGTCCCCGGCACCCCACTGCGCGATCGGGACCACCGGCTGCCGGGTGGCGAGCGCGAGCCGGGCCAGGCCCGTCTTGCCCTCCATCGGCCACAGGTCGGGGTCGCGGGTGATCGTGCCCTCGGGGAAGATCGCCACGCAGGCGCCCCCCTCGAGCTCGACGCGCGCGGCCTCCAGCGAACGGCCCGCCTCGGTGGTGCCGCGGTCCACGGGGATCATGCGGGTGGCGCGCAGCAGCGAACCGATCACCGGGGTGGTGAACAGGCCCCGCTTGGCCAGGATGCGCGGCTCGAACCCCTGGTCGTACAGGAAGTGCGCGAAGCTCAGGGCGTCCAGCTCGGTCGCGTGGTTGGCCGCGGCGATGAACCCCCCGGTGCGGGGCAGGTGCTCCGTCCCGGACCACTGCGGCTTGGACACCGCGAACATCAGGTGACGGACGAGCCAGGCGATCACGCGGTACGCGCGGGAGTCAGGACGGGCGATGGGCACGGACCCAGAGCCTACCCGCGCCCCCGCGCCCGACGACGACGATGGGCGCCTCCGGCCCGGCGGTCAGCCCCGGGCGACGTCGGCGCCGAGCGCGACGAGCTTGTCCTGGAAGTTCTCGTAGCCGCGGTCGATGAGGCTGATGCCCCGCACGGTCGAGGTGCCCTTGGCGGCGAGCGCCGCGATGAGGTGGGAGAAGCCGCCGCGCAGGTCGGGGACCTCGATGTCGGCGGCGGCGAGCGGGGTGGGGCCGGAGATCACGGCGGAGTGGTGGAAGTTGCGCTGCCCGAACCGGCAGGCGCCGCCGCCGAGGCACTCCTTGTAGGTGGCGATCGTGGCGCCCATCTGGCGCAGGGCCTCGGTGAAGCCGAAGCGGTTCTCGTAGACGGTCTCGTGGACGATCGACAGGCCGGCGGACTGGGTCAGGGCGACGACGAG
The Xylanimonas cellulosilytica DSM 15894 DNA segment above includes these coding regions:
- a CDS encoding lysophospholipid acyltransferase family protein, giving the protein MPIARPDSRAYRVIAWLVRHLMFAVSKPQWSGTEHLPRTGGFIAAANHATELDALSFAHFLYDQGFEPRILAKRGLFTTPVIGSLLRATRMIPVDRGTTEAGRSLEAARVELEGGACVAIFPEGTITRDPDLWPMEGKTGLARLALATRQPVVPIAQWGAGDVLARYARVPRPFPRKRIQVRVGPAVDLSDLYDRPADAATLREVTSRVMDAITRELEVIRGEQAPTARFDLRLHPEHKKKQTTYPPVERP